A region of Candidatus Binatia bacterium DNA encodes the following proteins:
- a CDS encoding Trm112 family protein, translating into MAINQELLEILACPKCKGDVHLTDAQDGLICNRCKLMYPIKDDIPVMLIDEAIPV; encoded by the coding sequence ATGGCAATCAATCAGGAGTTATTGGAGATTCTCGCCTGCCCAAAATGCAAAGGCGATGTGCATCTCACCGACGCGCAGGACGGGCTGATTTGCAACCGCTGCAAGCTCATGTACCCAATCAAGGACGATATCCCGGTCATGCTGATCGACGAGGCGATCCCCGTCTGA
- the lpxB gene encoding lipid-A-disaccharide synthase, producing the protein MSGAARKVLLVAGEASGDLHGAALVAALRCSDPDLEVWGVGGGRLRAAGMHILVDTAAVSTMGFVETFGTLGRLLSTYRRLRRFLVEERPQLVVLIDFPEFNLFLAKRAKAMGIPVFYYIGPQVWAWRRGRVRKIARRVDRLGLVFPFEPELYKNGRGLAEFVGHPLLDAARPTRTREATLAHYHLDPARPLLALLPGSRKKELRHLMRPAMEAAEQLRQSGWQVVIALAHTLTRDDVAAALGGKLPAVPIVENDTYNLIHAADTVLVASGTATLETALLGRPMVIMYRVAPLTFALARLLVHVDHIGMPNLILGRAVFPELIQGDVTPERLVAAVQDVFARRGELVEALRELRGKLGEPGAAGRAARMALELMA; encoded by the coding sequence ATGAGCGGCGCGGCTCGCAAGGTGCTGCTGGTCGCCGGAGAAGCGTCTGGCGATCTGCACGGCGCCGCGTTGGTGGCGGCGTTGCGGTGCAGCGATCCTGATCTTGAAGTGTGGGGTGTCGGCGGTGGACGCTTGCGCGCGGCCGGCATGCACATCCTGGTCGACACAGCGGCTGTCTCGACTATGGGGTTTGTCGAGACCTTCGGCACGCTGGGCCGGTTGCTCTCGACGTACCGGCGCCTGCGGCGTTTTCTGGTGGAAGAGCGGCCCCAACTCGTGGTGCTGATCGATTTTCCCGAGTTCAACCTCTTCCTTGCCAAGCGCGCCAAGGCCATGGGCATCCCCGTCTTTTATTACATCGGCCCGCAAGTGTGGGCGTGGCGGCGCGGACGCGTGCGCAAGATCGCGCGCCGCGTCGACCGCCTCGGCCTGGTTTTTCCGTTCGAGCCGGAGCTGTATAAAAATGGTCGTGGCCTGGCCGAGTTTGTCGGCCATCCGCTGCTCGATGCGGCGCGCCCCACCCGCACGCGTGAAGCAACCCTGGCCCACTATCATCTGGATCCGGCGCGCCCTCTGCTGGCGCTCCTCCCGGGCAGCCGGAAGAAGGAGCTGCGCCATTTGATGCGGCCCGCGATGGAGGCGGCTGAGCAGCTTCGCCAGAGCGGCTGGCAAGTCGTCATCGCGTTGGCGCACACGTTGACCAGAGACGACGTGGCGGCGGCGCTGGGTGGAAAGTTGCCGGCGGTGCCGATCGTGGAAAACGACACGTACAACCTGATCCACGCCGCCGATACCGTGCTGGTGGCGTCGGGGACGGCGACCCTCGAGACGGCGTTGCTGGGTCGGCCGATGGTGATCATGTACCGCGTCGCGCCGCTGACGTTCGCGTTGGCGCGCTTGCTGGTGCATGTCGATCACATCGGTATGCCGAACCTCATCCTGGGCCGCGCGGTGTTTCCGGAGTTGATCCAAGGCGATGTGACCCCCGAAAGGCTGGTGGCGGCCGTGCAGGACGTATTCGCCCGGCGGGGCGAGCTGGTCGAGGCGCTGCGCGAATTGCGCGGCAAATTGGGTGAACCCGGCGCCGCCGGCCGTGCCGCACGCATGGCGTTGGAGCTGATGGCATGA
- the lpxK gene encoding tetraacyldisaccharide 4'-kinase, with the protein MSSVAQSLRDVVWNRRGVRGWAAWLALQPASGLFATGVALRNLAYRVGVLPVHRARIAVVSVGNLSVGGTGKTPVTLWLARRLAAAGLRVGILLRGYSGRASGVTVVSTGSGPEADVDAVGDEAVMLAKSFDGVVLTARRRIEGVAAAEQLGCQVVVLDDGFQHRALARDFDLVLIGGRSAGLLPAGPMRERTAALRRADAVAVVLKNDDQAIAMPAIAKPSFVVRLVPKALVESDAGRWRELPIGLLSGRRVAVVAGVADPAPFYTTLRLWEAQVEEIFEFPDHHAYTRADWQRITRGARDLELIVTTEKDLVKLEQFPFPRGKLVALRIAPQVENAEALIRSVLQRAGLPRAA; encoded by the coding sequence ATGTCGAGCGTAGCGCAGAGTCTTCGCGATGTAGTGTGGAATCGCCGCGGTGTGCGGGGTTGGGCGGCGTGGCTCGCACTGCAGCCGGCCAGCGGCCTGTTCGCCACAGGCGTGGCGCTGCGCAATCTCGCCTATCGTGTCGGCGTGCTGCCGGTGCACCGCGCCAGGATCGCCGTCGTCAGCGTCGGCAACCTGTCGGTGGGCGGGACCGGCAAGACGCCGGTCACCTTGTGGCTGGCGCGGCGGCTGGCCGCAGCTGGACTGCGGGTGGGGATTCTCCTGCGCGGGTACAGCGGCCGGGCCAGCGGGGTCACCGTGGTGTCCACGGGCAGTGGGCCGGAGGCCGATGTCGACGCCGTCGGGGACGAGGCCGTGATGCTGGCGAAGTCCTTTGATGGCGTGGTGCTGACGGCGCGCCGGCGTATCGAGGGGGTGGCGGCGGCCGAGCAGCTGGGCTGTCAAGTGGTGGTGTTGGACGATGGTTTTCAGCACCGGGCGTTGGCGCGCGATTTCGATCTCGTGCTGATCGGCGGCCGCTCAGCCGGCCTGCTGCCCGCCGGTCCGATGCGCGAACGCACCGCGGCCCTGCGGCGTGCCGACGCCGTGGCCGTCGTGCTCAAGAACGACGATCAGGCCATCGCGATGCCGGCGATTGCCAAGCCGTCGTTCGTCGTCCGGCTGGTACCCAAGGCGTTGGTCGAATCGGACGCGGGCCGCTGGCGCGAACTGCCCATCGGCTTGTTGTCTGGACGGCGCGTCGCAGTCGTGGCCGGGGTCGCGGATCCGGCGCCGTTCTACACGACGCTGCGGTTGTGGGAGGCCCAGGTCGAGGAAATTTTCGAGTTTCCCGATCACCATGCGTACACGCGGGCGGATTGGCAGCGCATTACGCGTGGCGCGCGGGACCTCGAATTGATCGTGACGACGGAGAAGGATTTGGTGAAGCTCGAGCAGTTCCCTTTCCCAAGGGGGAAACTGGTGGCGCTCCGTATCGCACCACAGGTGGAGAACGCTGAGGCGCTGATCCGGTCGGTGCTGCAGCGCGCAGGCCTACCGAGGGCGGCATAA
- the msbA gene encoding lipid A export permease/ATP-binding protein MsbA: MKQAHLYRRLLTYARPYWWPHFSLAFLCMLLFSATNGAMPFLIQHIFDDVFTNKNLFALKILPGIIVGTFLFRGIVGFGSTYLTDYVGQRVVADMRNALNDHIQHLSLSFFNRTPTGTIVSRITNDVSLVRSALTDAVASVLKDAFSLIILIAVAFYQDWLLSLIAFVVFPVSVLPVIRLSKRLRGFSRSGQVSMGNMTMLLQETIQGNRVVKAFGMEGYEKQRFAEENDRLFRLYMQATRIRAFTNPMMEILAAFGIAGVVWYGGYSVIVGGRTQGGFLAFLTALFLLYEPFKGLAKTNNAIQQAMGGAERVMELLDTGTDVVDRGARRLDHVRHGIRFEGVSFRYDQEFVLRGVDLEIGRGEVVALVGMSGGGKSTLADLIPRFYDVAEGRITIDGIDIREYTLASLRAQIAIVTQHTFLFNDTVRNNIAYGDIAQDMKAIVAAAKAANAHDFIMELPDGYDAMIGELGVKLSGGQRQRLAIARALVKDAPILVLDEATSALDNESERLVQGALEVLMRNRTTLVIAHRLSTIRRADRIVVIVRGQVVEQGTHEELLTLNAEYRKLYDLQFQGADESAPKVLH, translated from the coding sequence ATGAAGCAAGCCCACCTCTATCGCAGGCTGCTGACCTACGCGCGGCCCTACTGGTGGCCGCATTTCAGCCTGGCCTTTCTGTGCATGCTCCTGTTCAGCGCCACCAATGGCGCCATGCCGTTTCTGATCCAGCACATCTTCGACGATGTGTTCACCAACAAGAACCTGTTCGCCTTGAAGATCCTCCCGGGGATCATCGTGGGGACGTTCCTGTTTCGCGGGATCGTTGGCTTCGGGAGCACGTATCTGACCGATTATGTTGGCCAACGCGTCGTGGCTGACATGCGCAACGCGCTGAACGACCACATCCAGCATCTGTCGCTATCATTCTTCAACCGTACCCCGACCGGCACCATTGTCTCGCGCATTACCAACGACGTCTCGCTGGTCCGCTCGGCACTCACCGATGCCGTGGCCTCGGTGCTGAAGGATGCCTTCTCTCTGATCATTTTGATTGCGGTGGCGTTCTACCAGGATTGGTTGCTCTCGCTGATCGCCTTTGTTGTGTTCCCCGTATCGGTCTTGCCCGTCATCCGCCTCTCCAAGCGCCTGCGGGGGTTCTCCAGAAGCGGCCAGGTGTCGATGGGGAACATGACCATGCTGCTGCAGGAGACGATCCAGGGGAACCGGGTGGTCAAGGCCTTCGGCATGGAGGGGTACGAGAAGCAGCGTTTCGCCGAGGAGAACGATCGCTTGTTCCGGCTCTACATGCAGGCCACGCGTATCCGCGCCTTCACCAACCCGATGATGGAAATCCTCGCCGCCTTCGGCATCGCCGGCGTGGTGTGGTACGGCGGCTACAGCGTCATCGTCGGCGGCCGCACCCAGGGGGGCTTCTTGGCGTTCCTGACGGCGCTCTTCCTGCTGTACGAGCCGTTCAAGGGACTGGCGAAGACGAACAACGCCATCCAGCAAGCCATGGGCGGCGCGGAGCGCGTCATGGAACTGCTCGATACGGGGACCGACGTGGTAGACCGTGGCGCGCGCCGTCTCGATCACGTGCGCCACGGTATCCGCTTCGAGGGTGTGAGCTTCCGCTACGATCAGGAGTTCGTGCTGCGCGGCGTGGACCTGGAAATCGGACGGGGAGAGGTGGTCGCACTGGTTGGCATGAGCGGGGGCGGAAAGAGCACGCTTGCCGACCTCATTCCACGTTTCTACGATGTTGCCGAGGGACGCATCACCATCGATGGCATCGACATCCGCGAGTATACGCTTGCCAGTCTGCGGGCGCAGATCGCGATTGTGACGCAGCACACTTTCCTGTTCAACGACACGGTCCGCAATAACATCGCCTACGGCGACATCGCGCAGGACATGAAGGCCATTGTCGCTGCGGCCAAGGCTGCCAATGCCCACGACTTCATCATGGAACTGCCCGACGGCTATGACGCCATGATCGGCGAGCTGGGTGTCAAACTGTCCGGTGGCCAGCGCCAGCGCCTGGCGATCGCGCGGGCGTTGGTGAAAGACGCTCCCATCCTGGTGCTCGATGAGGCCACGTCCGCTTTGGACAACGAGTCGGAGCGCCTGGTGCAAGGCGCGCTGGAAGTGTTGATGCGCAACCGGACCACCCTGGTGATCGCGCACCGCCTGTCCACCATCCGCCGTGCCGATCGCATCGTGGTGATTGTGCGCGGGCAGGTGGTCGAGCAGGGAACACACGAAGAACTGCTGACGCTCAATGCCGAGTACCGCAAGCTGTACGATCTGCAGTTTCAGGGCGCCGACGAGTCGGCGCCGAAGGTCCTGCATTGA
- a CDS encoding glycosyltransferase N-terminal domain-containing protein, translated as MSGNTTAEAPVRSGVAGGVAYAAYDAAGLVLGLAAAPFLPLLRLTRYGRGLAERLGRLPLAARGLRNPVWVHAASVGEVLGAAALVEQLRQHWPDRQVLVSTTSVGGRETARARLGADAVMLLPLDIGPVVEHVVRALRPCCLVLVETEIWPALIRAAARNRVPCVMVSGRISARAATRYRWVRWLTRAVVAQVSAFAMQTDADAARIIALGASPARVRVVGSLKFARAGATESGSVHAVALQALVSGRLLLVGASTHAGEEQMVLDACVPLWSEHPDMLLLIAPRRPERVDEVSQLLAGAGVVCERRSTLRQAVARSTQVLLLDTLGELPNLLPIARAVFVGGTIVPVGGHNVLEPALFGKPVAFGPFTENVALAAGALLDGAAGTRVHGAEELRAEWSRLLRCPDVADQMGARGRAVVTARAAVAQRTFEVVRKCVDESA; from the coding sequence TTGAGCGGGAACACGACTGCTGAAGCGCCGGTGCGCTCCGGAGTGGCTGGCGGGGTTGCGTACGCAGCCTACGATGCCGCCGGCCTCGTCCTCGGGCTGGCCGCCGCACCATTCCTGCCGCTGCTGCGGCTGACGCGCTACGGCCGCGGCCTAGCTGAGCGGCTAGGTCGCCTCCCGCTGGCGGCACGCGGTCTGCGGAATCCCGTCTGGGTCCACGCGGCGTCGGTCGGTGAAGTGTTGGGGGCGGCGGCGTTGGTCGAGCAGTTGCGGCAACACTGGCCCGACCGGCAGGTGTTGGTGTCGACCACGTCCGTCGGCGGCCGCGAAACCGCCCGCGCTCGGCTCGGTGCCGACGCGGTGATGCTGTTGCCGCTGGACATCGGTCCCGTCGTCGAGCACGTGGTGCGGGCGCTACGGCCCTGCTGCCTCGTGCTGGTGGAGACGGAAATCTGGCCGGCGCTGATCCGGGCAGCGGCGCGAAACCGCGTCCCGTGCGTGATGGTGAGTGGCCGCATCTCGGCTCGTGCCGCGACGCGTTATCGGTGGGTGCGGTGGTTGACGCGTGCGGTCGTGGCGCAGGTCAGCGCCTTCGCCATGCAAACCGACGCCGACGCCGCGCGGATCATTGCGCTGGGTGCATCTCCGGCGCGCGTGCGGGTCGTCGGCAGCCTGAAATTCGCGCGCGCCGGCGCTACCGAATCCGGTTCGGTGCATGCAGTCGCTTTGCAGGCGCTGGTCAGCGGGCGGTTGCTACTGGTTGGCGCAAGCACACACGCCGGCGAGGAACAGATGGTTCTGGACGCGTGCGTGCCGCTCTGGAGCGAACATCCTGATATGCTCCTGTTGATTGCGCCGCGGCGGCCCGAGCGCGTCGATGAGGTGAGCCAATTGTTGGCGGGCGCGGGTGTCGTGTGCGAGCGCCGCAGCACACTACGCCAGGCGGTCGCCCGGTCGACACAGGTGCTGCTACTTGACACACTAGGAGAGTTGCCCAATTTGTTACCCATAGCCCGAGCCGTTTTCGTCGGCGGCACCATCGTGCCGGTAGGAGGACATAACGTGTTGGAGCCAGCGCTCTTCGGAAAACCAGTCGCTTTCGGTCCGTTCACCGAAAACGTTGCCCTGGCCGCTGGGGCGTTACTGGACGGTGCCGCCGGTACCAGGGTGCACGGTGCGGAGGAACTGCGAGCGGAGTGGAGCCGCCTGTTGCGCTGTCCGGACGTCGCCGATCAGATGGGGGCACGCGGCCGCGCCGTGGTGACGGCCCGAGCGGCAGTGGCGCAACGCACCTTCGAAGTGGTACGCAAGTGTGTGGACGAAAGCGCCTGA
- a CDS encoding lysophospholipid acyltransferase family protein translates to MRHRRQRPRLREMFLRLLTVVAPILLSAALWVISKTLRTRFAGADGLFERWRRGEQVIIAFWHDRAVMMPVAYRGRKMCIMNSQHRDGEIATRAVAWWGIRSVRGSATRGGAAGFLQLLNAYRAHYDLAVVPDGPRGPRHVVKPGIIHLARATGAPIFPVTYAATRQRQLRSWDRLIIPLPFARVLYVAGEPIEVSRYADSEELEAKRRALETRLNEITAAAESEVAS, encoded by the coding sequence TTGAGGCACCGCCGCCAGCGGCCTCGGCTGCGCGAGATGTTCCTGCGCCTGCTCACCGTGGTTGCGCCCATTCTCCTCAGCGCTGCGTTGTGGGTGATTTCGAAGACGCTCCGCACCCGCTTCGCCGGTGCCGACGGACTCTTTGAGCGCTGGCGGCGGGGCGAGCAGGTCATCATTGCGTTTTGGCACGATCGTGCGGTGATGATGCCGGTTGCCTATAGGGGTCGGAAGATGTGCATCATGAACAGCCAGCATCGCGATGGCGAGATCGCCACACGTGCGGTGGCGTGGTGGGGCATCCGCTCGGTGCGCGGCTCGGCCACGCGCGGGGGGGCGGCCGGGTTCCTGCAACTCCTGAACGCGTACCGCGCCCATTATGATCTTGCGGTGGTGCCCGACGGGCCGCGCGGGCCACGACATGTGGTCAAGCCGGGCATCATTCACCTGGCACGGGCGACCGGCGCACCGATCTTTCCCGTGACCTACGCGGCGACGCGCCAGCGACAGTTGCGGAGTTGGGACCGCCTGATCATCCCGCTCCCGTTTGCCCGCGTGCTGTACGTTGCCGGTGAACCCATAGAGGTCTCCCGCTACGCCGACTCCGAGGAGCTGGAAGCAAAACGACGCGCACTCGAAACCCGGCTCAATGAGATTACGGCAGCGGCAGAATCAGAGGTCGCGAGTTGA